A stretch of DNA from Hirundo rustica isolate bHirRus1 chromosome 1, bHirRus1.pri.v3, whole genome shotgun sequence:
aaactaagaaaaaggAACTTTAGATATTAAACTCTGTTTATACATAGTAGCTGTACCCTATGCAATATACTGTaattcaaaacatttatttcaaattacaagatatttttcaaaagaaaacatttcagcttGTAAGAAAAATGTGACCCTTGGGGAGGCAAATTTctcaaaatagaaaataccTCTATGGAGTTTATATTAGATCTGAAATTCAGAACACAGTACCAACCCACaatatagttttgtttttttttttttaattttaaaaaagtaattccaTGGCTAAAAAATCATATATTAGTATAAAGGAAGGTAACACCTAAGCTGGAAATAatagataaaaatgaaaagtatcTTTAAAAAGCACGTAGTTACTTGCTTTAATATGCTCcataaatgctttaaaacaatACTTCGATATTTCTGAAAAGCTCTAGGACAGCTCAGTATTACTCTGCCTTCACTGCCACATCTGCTCTAGTTCTGTCCCCATGGCAATCAGGCTGCTTCCTACTCAGTTCTCCCTTGGCTGAGTTGTTTGGTTCCCCCAAATCTTTCATATGTGAGTCACTGAAACACTTAgtcatacttaaaaaaaattactaagatTTCAGATGGTGCTAACATATTCAAGTGATATGTAGGTGTGTTATCTGATGCATAGTTACAAAGATCAACCTCTAAAAGTAAGTTTTACATTAGAGATAAACTTGATAAACTGACTGTATGATAGACTTATTATGACCTTTCCTGAACTATGCCCACAAATTAACACCTACTTACATTAGAAATAGCATCCCAAGCCCCtaagcacaaaataaaactgtatgctttattttaaataaaacactttatttGAGGAAGAAATGAATTAAACCTCTCATATTTCACAATTCTGCCATCATGTTAAATGGAAGCTGTAGATGTTATATAGGCGAAAGGAGAGCATCTGCCTCCAGACATAAGAAATTTCAAGATCCTGACTTTTAAGTTCACATTTTATTCCACAGAGTATGGTCTTCTTCAGTTTATCTTAGACCACTATGAGAATAGGCTGGTACACAAAAATAACGAGAGTTGAAATATCCACACTCCTTCTGATACCTTTGAGGAGCATCTCTCAAAGCAGAGGGTGAGTCTAAGGCTTGCACACATGGTAGTCAGGGTCCCTTGACTATGGGCTGTCCTTTTTCCAgcaagagctgtgctggctaAAGAATTTACTGCCCAAGCTGGCCCCAGTTGCTACTGAGATGAATCTGAGTTGCTAAAAACAAATCCAGCAAGCTCAAGAGGTCCAAATAGAAATTCTCTCATAACTGGTGTTATCTGGGCTGAAACAGGTTAGGGAGTGCTcagaagcagctgagctggCCAGTGGGACTGCCTGGagggtgctgcagcccctgaggAATGGAGACAGTCACTGTTCCAGCTAGTGCAGGTGCAATCAGAAAAGAGACCCACTTCCAGCGTCTGAGTTTTCACaccaaggtgctgcacctgttGTACCGATTAATCTGGCAGGAGAGCTTACTCTCAAGGTGCCTGAATTGTGCTGCTACTCTTGTAACACCACACACAATTTAACCAAAGAGATGTCATTCTTCTCATTACATTTTTGTGGATTTCTTTTAGAATTTCATCAGCTAGCTGCAAGAATAAACTTTTGGGATGACTTCCACTACTAACACATTTTCAGCTATTTCTCTGTAAAGTCTCTGAAGCTGATATTTTGCAGTAAGACACTGCTGCATGttgatgtggggtttttttgtttctttcatgaaaaatactctatttttaaacaagtcTTAACACTTGAAAAAGGCATATTTGGACACAGTTTGGAGAACTGTGAATTGTAGTATCGCCAAACACTCAATTCACAAAAAATATGATCTGTTTCCACTGTTCATCACCTTCTTAACCATCTCAGGTCTTACTAAATTTCAGAAAAGAACTGAAGCATAAGAGATACAGGGATAGCACCAATGCCTTCTTAACATTTGGGTGTGTCTTTGGCCTAGAGCTCTAAAACTCCCTTGTTTTAGCAGGTCTGAGCATCTCATGTAACTTTTATTCAAAAAGATACTACCATTTTACTTACTATATGTAAACGCTATTTTATAGCATAGACAAAGAAAGTGCACAGAGATAAAATCCCTTTGGCAATTCAAGGAGCAGGTTTCCCAAATCTCTCATCATTAGCTTGCCCATAAGACACCTCTCTGATAACACCATCTACAATCAACAGAATATATTTCTCAGAACAGCAACAACTTTAAGGTCTAGATCCTTGGCACTGGTAGCTTCTGTGGACTAAATTATATCATGTTTCTGCTGCCCATTAGCATCTAAAACTATATCATGCTGCAGAATTCTCTGTAAAGTTGTTCACTGTCTGTAGTGGTCACTGCAAGACATACATTTGAAAATGGTTAAGAGTATGTTTTAGTTTTTGAATGTCTAGTACACACACAACCTCTctccaaattaaataaaacacaaatcaCTAATTTCCAAATGAAACCACACTTTTGCCTAGACTGAAGTTATTTAGTTGCATGTCAAATGTTTAATTCACAGATAATTTGGAGTTCAGTCCTGTGAAATTATGGTAGAACTTGGCTTTAAAGTTGACAGGAGTTCTTTCTATCGGGTAGGCTGCAATTTGTAATTCTTCATGGCTACTCAGCATCAATATGATGATGCAGTTATCAGCTAAACTGTGTACatgaagcaaaataaagaagcaCAACCTGcccaaaagaaaaactgtaagTACAAAAACTAATGTGAATTCTTATTTATCCCAGCATGTACACTTTTCTCAGGATCTCATAACTTGTGTTTGCCTGTGTGACACAGCAATGGAGATAAACAATCATTGTAACACTGGGGTAGATTTTGGATATAGACATGAATCACTAAATGCAAGAAAGACAATTGTTTCTTCTGTGTtgttaaattaataaaaccattttgaGGTGACTTGCTTTTTCAGGGTCAggatttcaaaatattatttttaaatgcaaagttCATAGTGATCTTAAAAAAGCCAAGCTGCATACAGTAAAATTATACTGAATAAGAATAGGTTATTATGAAACGTAGGACTGTACATTTTATACTACTCTGATTATAGTCTGATGCATCATGCTGTTGAGTATTTTAGGAATTAAGTACACCAATTTGGGGTATGAAAAGGAAACCTGcatggcagaaaaagaaattattttactcCATTTACCAAGCTTTCAACTTACTCATTATAAAGTCCCTCTCTTTCTTTACTCCTACAGTAGAGAGATTTAGCAAAACAATTTACTGAGATGGCTTCATATAGCAAAAACATTCAGATTTCTACTAAACAATGCTTGTTTTGTAGCTTGTTTTCGGATTCTTGCAGCACTAATAGTCCTGTTTATGCCAAGACTAATAACCAACACTTGTAAATATGTTTCAAACAACTGGAGGCTGAAGAGGAAACAGATCATATCAATGGATTTGTTTGTGAAGAGAATTCAATGCAACCATTGTACATGGATTACAATTCAGCAGtcacatttttacatttttttattagttaTGTTCTGGAAACCATAAATAATGTACTCATTTGAAAGAATTACATGAATTGACCAAATCTACATAATCCTCTGTAAGTTTCCGCTGAAGTTCATTCATATTTGGAGCATCAAACACATATCTGGGCAACAagctccagtgcctcaccagcttcatttaaaaaaaaaaaatctcccttccATCTAGTCTAAACCCACCCTTTTTCAATTTAAAGGCACTTCCCTCTGTCCTATCATTCCCTGGCCTTGAAAATGTCCCTCTTCACCTTTCCTGTAAGCCCCTTTCAGGTACTGAAAGGTGAAGAGGAACATCTGCTCTAAGGTCTCctcaaagccttctcttctccaggctgaacgaTGCCAACTGAATGAGCCTGTCCTCCTAGGAGAGGAGCTCCAGACCTGTGATCATATGTCACCTCCTCCAGACCCCCTCCAACAGATCCTTGTCTTTGCTGTACAGaggactccagagctggatgcagtaaTCCAGGTGCAGTCCCAAAGTTATTCAAAATAACAGTTTGTTATAACaatgttatttcaaaataatggaGATGGCTGCTCTTCTGCCACTTTGGTTCACACATTTAACCAAACAAATCACAAAAGActtaaggaaaaataacaatatCATTCCTAGTTTACCTCTCCACGCTTTTCGGTGAAAAAAGGTTATGCCACCAAGATTCACTTGTCCTTCCCCAAGATGTGAGCTTTACTGTAATAtccattttataaaatatagtAATTAATAGAATTAGAGAGATATATATGGATAACCATATCTGAATACTAAACATTTTACAAGAACAGGTAGCAATGCACTTAGAAAGCACATGGTCTGCCTAGTGTGTGGtatttctcctctcttccaTCAGTCTCCACCACCAGTTTCAACAATGACTCTTATCATGATTCCTTCTCTTTTTAGCTTTCATCATCTATCCACTAAGGAAGCTTTAATTTATACAATTACCTTGTCTTCTATTGAGAAGCTGTTAAGAACTTCTCAGAAAGTCTGCATACTGCCTctacttcttaatttttttcaattccGTTTAAAATTTGAGGTTTGACTTAAAGGTCACATTTGGCATAGCCATGGAACAGGATTAGGTGATATTGTTGCATCTTTTAGTTGTGGATTAGAGTTGCTAAGCCAGAACATCCTCTTCTGTCTGAAGCTGTAATTCAACCTCTACCTTTTCAGCTTGTTCTAAATTGTCTCTTCCACACTGAACAAAGAGAAGCTATAATTATTGTTTATGAATAGTCTACTTTTCTGCTATACTTCTTACAGTATGTGTTTTTACTAAAGCACATCCTATTCAGCCCTTCTCTTCATGACATCCATATccatctattttttaaattcattctcTCTTCTGGTTCAtcctcaaactttttttttttttttttttgtctagtcCTATCATTCAATTCAAAACATGCTAGAAAAACATCTTCCTAATTTCTCTGTTCTACTTCCCTCTGGATTCTTCCTAATTGGCTCTTTAATCTCCTAAAGTTATCAGTATCACAAAAGTATTATGGAATTTCTCCTGCTGGGGTCACATTCTCCTTAGAAGACATTCCCCAACACAACTTCTTCCACCattaattttcatctttgaCTTCAACATAAcctatttctgaaaataattttgaattcttttttcAATCTGAAACCCTCACCCATTTTCAACTTCAGAACTCTGATTCCCTGTGGAGGAACAATCACTCGGGAAAAAATCAGCATGGTTATGCATATAGTGAATTTTATTAATCcagttttaaattcaaaaatCTCTGCAGTCAATTCCACTGTTCCTGACTTATATTAAAACCTTAGAACTTAATATCTAAAAAGTTGCCACATTCTAACAGTTCTCATGTCAGTGTTTCCAGAATACAGTGTTTTCCCATAAAACTTTGCATGTATCTTTCTATATACTCATCATATTTCACATGGGGACTATAGCAGTGCTTCTTGCTCTACCCACTATACTTCTTGCCTTGCTACTCTTGAGTCCATTCCAAAAAGTGTatgttttctcttctctgcctcttaaaactcagagctgctgctttccattcAGATTTCCATCTGGAAAATTGATTTGATTTTCCTCTCAGTCTACTTCCTGACTTTTATCTTTAATTCTACATGACGCTTTCTATTTGTTTACTTCTGAAATCATATTTTCAATCTTTCATCTTGGAGCTTTCTTTTAATCTGCCCCTTGTAAAATACAGGAAAGTTTCtcacaaaaatgtaaaaatggtCAGGCGCATATGACAATATTTTGCAAACCAGACAAAATCATCCTGATTAAGGCAGTACAAGCAGCACTCATCTCATTAATATCCAGAGAATCTAAATGTACTAcgctctttttttcccaatcaaTTCATTTGCATGAAGAAATCTAACAAAGAAGATACAGGCCCAGCTTTCAACTACTTAATATGAAAGGAAATCCTAACATACTAATTAAGTATAAATTCTAAAGTCTAAATTTTGTAATATTATGGCAGgtttggaaaacaaagagcCATATAAAACTGGTCGTATTTGCAATCTCCTTTTCCTGTAATCATTGCTGTATGCCAAACAGCAAAGTACAACATTTTCCACTGATACTTGGTAATTAAGGGGCACTTTCACTGATGCCAAGATCTGACTCTGCATCGCAATTACAGCCCATTTTTGCTATCCTATTAAACCAAGAAATCCCACTTTGAATTACAACCTCTAAAAATCAACTAACCTTTCAGTATGGAAGCTGGAACGAGACAATACAAAAATCCCATGAGTTTGAGCTGAAATTAGTTGCTGGATTTAAACAGCTCGAGGGGGGAAGGGAGACATGTCTGAAGGAAACATATTGAGAGCAGCAGGACTCCCttcaggagagaaagagagaacaGTTAGTAAAAGGAAGCAGGATAAATAGTGTGAGAAGAATGGtgtctgtaaaatgaaaaagggataAAAAGAGAGAGCAGTAATAAGTCTTACTAGAAAGtggaacagaaaacacagaggagaGCAAAGGAATGCAACTGGTGATGCTCCAAGATTTTAAGTACAGTCTTATCTCTAAAGCTGTAATTGTTGCCTCTGATTAAAGTGTAAAACACTGAGAAAGATATGTTATTACAGAATAAACTAACATGGAGATTTGGGAGTTTCATATAAGGCTGGGATAAAGAGACACTCAGACTGGGTACAGCGAGTTCCTCAAGTGATCTGAGCCCATCTATGCTGATAAGGAGCCATCCTCCAAAACCTGCAATTGCACAGGACACAACAAGATGCAAAGGCTGGCAGGTAGTTGTATTGGTGCTTTAGTCAGCATTACGTTTACACATATCTCATGGACAGACTGCATCTACCAATATTAATGTCATTTCAGATTTCTACTGCAGTGTCATTCAGCTTCTCAAGACCAGACTGGTATCAAGCACTGATCCAAGCACTAAAACAAGGACAGCTTCAGCCTCTAAATACATGACACCTGTTTGGAAGTACATATagtacataagaaaaaaaaaaaaaaaaaatcaaaaaggcaGATGCAGACACTGGTTCTGGGGAAGGTGCTACCTTTCTGATACAGCATGAGGCTAGGACCCAAAATATGCACAGCCACTAAATGCTAAGATCATCTAGGACTTAGTATTGGTAATTGCATCCTTGCATAATAAAATTCTTAGTGCTGTTTTAGCTTGATATAACATGCTTTTGTATTACTTCTTAAACTAAAGATGTGAAAATTTCCACACTTTTGCGGTACACATCTCCTGCCACTCATTGGTTACGGGTTAGTATGGAGAATAAGATTTGAccccaaagaaagaaattttagaaCCAGGATAGCTTCATACTGGATGAGAAGTAACTCTGTAGAAAAAGCATGTCCATTACTTATATGCCAgatgcaaaataaaacccaatttAAGTAATTCCACTCTTCGCTCAGTAGTATTACTGAATTGCTATTATAACTGCAcaaaaaaaatgagtaaaatttCCTTGTGCCATTATGTGAGACCAacattataatttattatttctgtaataCTGCTGAATATCtagaaaatatataatattagTATTTCACACGTGCTTCATAGAATTAATTAATTCTTGAAACAGAAGTCTCAGGACTCAATCCTAATCAAATGGCTATAAAAGGTTGTCATTCACTGTTTTTCCACACCAAAAAAAGTCAGACTGGATCTGTGAAAGTTAGGAAAATTTTATAGTCACTGGGGTCAGAAGAAAATGCCAGCAAACAAACTGTGGAAAGGATGTAGAGTTATTGTGGGAACTATTGGACATAGCAAGTTGCTTTTCTGCAAAACACACTGTATTATCACTATTTATTTTGTGTACTTCCTCCGACATTTCTACAACAAATTACTCATAGAAATGTTCCTTCACTATGAAACATGCACTGCAAGGTAGAATATAAATTTATAACTTCTACAATAAGAAATTGTAGTTAGAGACTCTAAAATTGCTGGTCATCTCACTATCATGTCCTCAGTTACACAGATGAATTATTATTGCATCACTCCTCTGAAGATAACAGGGGGGCTTGATGATTACTTCAACACTGGATTTGATTGAATGgcttgtttcattttcttataGGACACTATCATCATCTGGTGGTATATTTTGCTACTATGTAATCTGCATGCTATGAAGATGAAAGGATTTTATTTACTTAGCATTAAACATTTAGAAGAAGACACAGATCTACCACCTTGCAGTTATGCCAAATTATGCAGGGGTGGAAAAGGCAGTAACATGAAATTAACTTGACAGAACTGCTGAGGATTTTGAGAACAAACAAGATGCCGACACATTACATGAATGAAATTTGAATACTTCTCTGTCCAGACGTAAAAGATAgactaaataaaacaaaaaagttcaAGGATGCTTCATATCCTTACTCAGACTATCTAAAAAGTATAAGGTATATGAGTTTTTAAGAAAACCTCACAggtttttcaaacaaaattattttccacttAGTTTTTCTTATAATTGGAGGTGGAGATCTCACATGCAAAAGTCAACTGTTTATTATGACATTCAACCAGAATCTACATAAATCAGCTGTTGACTTACGTGGTAACTTTTCAGTCTAACAAAATCGACTTTCATGGAGATGAACCTTTCTGAATTTCTGCTAAGATTTTTAATGTGCTCCACAAGATCAGCACAGAACTTGTAGCCACCTTTGAGGACACAGAGAACCACAATATCATTGTCTCCAATGTCTTGCATAATATCTTTCGCCAGTCGTTCTGtcctgagcaaaaaaaaaaaaaaaaatcagggataAAACAACTTTAGATGCAGATGCTCAGAGTTCATGGTACATTTTACAAACACTGTGGTGACTATAAGGCTTGACTGGCACTGCTTAAGTATCCtgacttcacagaatcacagagtgatttaggttggaaaaaaccttcaagatcatggagtccacTCTTTGACTGATCACGACCATGTCAGCTAGACCGTAACAGtcagtgccacgtccagtcacttcttgaacacctccaggagtggtgactctaccaccttCCAggacagcccattccagtgctcGACTGGGTTTGcatccagctcacagctggcTGATACAGAGTGATGGATGCAAGACACAAAGCACTTGAACCTaactttctaaagaaaaatagcCAAGTTTTTAactaataatattttaagataaaGATTATTCATGCACTGTATATGGATTACAGCCTTTATAAAAAAGAATAACATTACTGACCAAACAATTTATTTAGTAACATTCGATCTACACATACCTGTCAACAATAATGCCATGAGGAATGAGCACGTATTCCAGGTCTCCATAGTAGTGCTGAGGATAAGTGAACAAATCCAGACTGTATCCAGGCCAATTGTCTGAAATCTGAATATCAAACAGCACTGTCAAGAACACTTCATGGTGTTTGACATTATGtaactgatacaaaatcagcATTCTGGTACACTCTATTAGATGAATTCATTGTGAGCCACACTTCCTTCCAGTTACAATTtactattttgcttttcttattaattattttgtttctgagtATAACTCAGAAAACCAATGCTACAGTATTTTCCCCACAGAATGTGGGAAATATCACCTGAAATTATAAACAACTAAAGAGACAAAGGAAATACTTAATACTAAACTAGTGGCAAAAGTAAATTTCTAAGTACTTTCAAACTCTAAGTGCAAATATAACATTGCCAGTAAAAAGGGATTCTCCAATGGGAAATTCAGATGGTAGAATTAAAAGTCAAAGAATTCTATACTAAAATTGCATACTTCTAGCTTAGAATGACTTAGtcataaataaatagataagtATTCTACAGATGAAACAGTACATATGGAGAATAATTTATGTGGTTCATGGATGATATCTGTACAAATCAGTGAAAAACTGTACTTCTTGCCAAAGGTGAGGTTCTTAATTTAGATGTCATCAAAGATAAGTAATTACAAAATGTTTGCATCTCGGCTTACTATGAAACTAGTCTGTAAATCCatgtatttacagaaaaaatattttacagaggTTTTTAAGTATCGGAATACAGAGATTAGATCTCACAACATACAATGGTGGTAGAGATTAAAAAGCTCAAAAATTAATCAACTGTTGAAGCCTTCAGAAAGCTATGAAATGCAGTCACCagcacaacaaacaaacaaactccaaAAGAAGTACTTTCCCTATTCCTTATGGAAGACAAGACCTGCAGTCTCACAAGGTATCTTGAAATCATTACAAAGCTTTGCTTCAATACTGGTTCAGTATAAATAGCGACACCAAATAGGTTTTCCTTAAAATCATATTCCTCAAGTCACACATTATCTTTCTACAGCTTGGCTACAGGAATCTTGAGCACAAGGAGAAATAGTGACAAGCTTGCCATTGTGCAGTGCATGTCTTAATGGCATTTTTGCTACAAATAGTCTTCAAAGGACCATCACTGAAACTAACCTCTGCTTACCATTTTATAGCAGAGCAATAAATGGTTTTTCACAATTTTGATTAAGATAACATATTTGATGTTGAGCTGTTTCTCCACATCCCCATTTCTTTAActcagacacagccctgcctcatGCTGTACTGAAGCACTGTTCTGCCTTGTGGATTTTGGGTTGCTTGGGGgatttctttatatatttgttGACAGTTACAGATGCCTTGACTGTGACATTTTCTTAACTTTACCCAAaaatttctgcatcaaaaaaGTTATTAGTTGGCAACTGATGCTGAATATTTGCCCATGAAGGGCATGACTGGGAGATCACTGGAATCAATGTAAGTTTTCCTCTGACTTACACAAGCCTTGAAACTACACAAAAGATGTTACTTAGTTGTGTTCCTCATTTCTATAGAAACAGGAGATTATGAATATCCTCCTTGGACAGGTTTTTAATTAGAGGCAAGTCTCGCTCCAAGAATACAGCTGCAGTCGGCCTGGATAGActgttttcccatctcctttttcagGGCATGGGGGCTGaaactttttaaacattttgtaaCATGGTCTGTTCAAAGGTATTTCAGTGCAAACTGAAACAATTTCATTAACACCCACTAGCAATCCCTGTCAGTGTCGCTTACTTCCACGTTTTTGTCAAATTGAATGGTTTCAGTGTGATACAGAAGATTAAATTAAATGGATAGAAACTGCTTCAGAACTCATACAAAACAATAACTTTTACTTAGGTTACGATAAGTCCTTTATAAAACGGTTTTATAAAACAGGCTTGGGATTAAATTTTGATTAACCTATTTATCCTTCTGGTTCTCTAGAATAGCAGAACATAAACAGAAACTCTACAATAATACTGAAGTTCTTGTTTACAAGTGCTTGCTGGCATTCGACAAATAAGATGAAATTCACATGTACTTTCAATTTAATTATTTGTCTGATATAATAAGcctatttcatatttttctttcttttaaacaggCACTTCTCAACAAGTCTTAGAAATTCTCATTTATCTTAAAGCTATTCACAGTGTTATGCTATAAGGTAATTTTCAAGTAACTGTAAATTCTTATGACTGTTCtgtttgaaaatttaaaaagcccttgaaaatatgaaggaaaaaattctgattgtttcagaaaaaaaagcagtattcAACTGGATAAGTAAATGTATGTTCTAATTACATTGGCATACTCGTGTgtaaaaaaattcctgcagtgAAAGAAAGACCCACTTTTAAAGTTCAGGCTTTGCATGTTTGAATAGCTCAGCAGATATTCTTCAGTAAGTCTTTAAAAAGTTGATGTGAATGGATACAAAAAGCAACACAAATACACGATAATATCCAAAAGTGTTCCCTTGAGGCCCAAGAGAGGAGCTGAAGGCTTTCAATTGCAACACCTTTAGAAGAATGTCGCTCATCTTCTCATCTGGCGAAGTGAGCACAGGTGAGGTTTGAGCTCAGTCCTCAGTTCCAAGTGAGCATGAAGCAAAGTCCAGCTTTTGTAACTTAAATGATGCTGCACTGGACTTATTGCAGGTTAGGTTTTTGGggagatgaggagaaaaaattgAACCAGTGCAGCAGAACATGGTCATGCACATTCATGTCCTTCTTTGCAATAACCTCATGTTGCTTTGGTGATATGCACAGTCACCCACTTAAGGAATGTCAATTATTACACAGGTGTCAGCAGACGTGGTTGATGCGTGGTGCTTCCAGACAGAGGTTGAACACACAGAGACAGGTCCTTCAAAAGGGGGATGGAGAGGATGTTGGGACTGTGTCCACTGCCTACACAGAGGGCCGTGATCTGGGCAGCTGACCCGTGAACTTTCTGTTAAAATCCTAATGCCACATTAAAATAAGAACACACCTAAAGTGGTGGCAGGGATGGCATTTGCTTCACAGGAGAATCTGGTGTGTCTATCAGAGTAAGGATCACATTCATTCATTTTTGCACCATTTATCCATCCCTACAGGCACTCCAAAAGCACTGCCAAGGTTCGGGCTGTTTCCCACCCCAGCAGAACACGGGCAGCCCAACCCTCTTTCACGGCGTCCCCAGACCCCAGGGGCTTCTCAGAGCTCCAGAGGGAGAACACCTCGGGATGCCTGAGGATCCTCGTCCCCGGCACTCAAGGAGCCTGGGGAAGCACAGCCGCGGCCACAGGAGCCGCTCGGGGCGATACCGGCCCGTGTTTTCACGGCGGAAGCCGAAGGCGCGGCTCAGCCCAACACGCCCGTCCCCCTCAGGCAgccgcagcggggccggggccggcgggcgTGGCGGGAGCGGCGCAGGGCGAGGGGACGCGGCCCGAGCGCCGGCCGGGGGGCCGGGAGCAAgcggggaagggaagggaaaggaagggaaaggcgCGGGGGTTCAGCACAAAGCGCCGGGGGGCAGCGGGAAAGCGGGCCGGGCACCGGGGAGGCTCCGCGACCGGCGAGGGGCGAgcggccggggcgggccgggccgcgctccGCATTTACCACAACGCCGCGGCCTCCAGCGCTGCTCCCGCCCTGCCCGGCCATGTTCCTGCGCGCCCGGCCGAGGGGctgcggcggggcggggccgcgcccgggCGAGCGCGGCTGCGGATGGAAACTGTGCGGTATAGGTACGGTCGGGATGGTGGAAAGGCTTGGGTAGGGCTGGCCGAGGGGCCTGGCCTGGGTTAATGGGTAGTATGAAGCTGTTGTGGTTTAAACTGCCGTTTTAACAGGATTTTCTTATActccagggaagaaaaaatgaaatttccaaCCCTTCAGCAATCATACTTTCCATCCTCGCTCTGTTCTGGAGTTGTCAGCACCGTGAAGAtgctg
This window harbors:
- the PRTFDC1 gene encoding phosphoribosyltransferase domain-containing protein 1, which translates into the protein MAGQGGSSAGGRGVVISDNWPGYSLDLFTYPQHYYGDLEYVLIPHGIIVDRTERLAKDIMQDIGDNDIVVLCVLKGGYKFCADLVEHIKNLSRNSERFISMKVDFVRLKSYHNDQSMQDMQIIGGDDLSKLTGKNVLIVEDIVGTGRTMKVLLNNIEKYKPKMIKVASLLVKRTSRPDGYRPDYYGFEIPDLFVVGYALDYNEHFRDLNHICVINDHGKTKYRV